The proteins below come from a single Bactrocera dorsalis isolate Fly_Bdor chromosome 5, ASM2337382v1, whole genome shotgun sequence genomic window:
- the LOC105226441 gene encoding GATOR complex protein Iml1 isoform X2 encodes MKHYKLNTHQKSYSDADLLINQKEHPDTKIGDVVEVYDREDENTRLLLQITKFNDLRRDEISIEAGIATQFNLRKFAYVFMRRVNASDVALDSIEIAFKDQYMGRSEMWRLKTYLTDTCVYINKKIENIEMQIRCQVYEMWAQGERVSCGVITEETKIVFRSSTSMVYLFLQMSSEMWDFDIHGDLYFEKAVNGFLTELFHKWKKLGCNHEVTIVLFSRTFYAAKSLDEFPDHMRDCLQLDYKGRYYEDFYRVAIQNERNEDWCTVLTQLRKLFTSYESTVLRYHEREGVSIPAATNSTAAQGNFLEVLNISLNTFEKHYLDRTFDRTGQLSVVITPGVGVFEVDRELTNITKQRIIDNGVGSDLVCVGEQPLHAVPLLKFHNKDTSLTSADDYSLPHWINLSFYSTNKKVAYSNFIPRIKLPPIVANITLNKENRESEKHFLSCNQSEYIHNSLFDYDAYDEQIFQPPPAQSTCSLQRVIRAKKTSVPSLETSAYRNHDWENLTPTKIPNLRRKMSDPDIYHGTSGMLAALTDSPNLSESLASDKNSRRSIVSIAPIVRPGRALINPFDPSHVTIKLTSNRRRWSHIFPKGPTGVLIQQHHYQAVPAKPHNLSYSNIINNDNEHASGFSTFDYDHTFTCSSLNKSFTSSNDSDKNEFPKKRNNSLLNNSPNNATAGAAVPTKSFLWGATGEQEWTPAITTANAKMGKHLNPIVETEAPTKSQSANADGRGKVIIGVDWKSLTIPACLPITTDYFPDKRSLHNDYVISDYTLLPDDVNFDYANSRAVYRKPLSTEEVFREIVSQRLAQGFQLIVLEEKNTQPAQAPCCGGYKQQKPPSVLGIIAPTEVMKEYLLSIGRIFHRITLIGSVITVTGYRPRHPYPPINVDYRYRFHAPQHETYEISGVNFTTEKLENFNWNYMDHYICTRGDRDYPLMESLKYWRYRMYLLPTDNLAMKKIIEYGSQRCDIYTDLAVDNTKRQVEDFMRFMEVHINKVKRQRIHDSPTAQSHLTRRRHSTSIISRPQPNQHVTPRFNEKHHPLFMSTQQSFISKPVMKVDRGRISPAADAAAIALNNDLSHKEDQDDGFASEVKLRPNSDLNEILEAMKHPITGVAFFTQTPNLPCYTFVSHEALLWLKSRLDNNKNPLDILEAMRREKMICHASGDWDRQIIPGFYLYFIVQQEKPIKEVPKPLLDLSAFENEWMEIELQGCNHLWTDETKIPNIPTFLREIPSAQSWADYSQNKKIYRHSHLEINVNQKSERMEWGHVKYHTVMQPGYAFEIVVEWVTASGPIVGDLIWSWTRKANHCNYELISVPADPMAEPFTEKSDPLRGPIFIPLSEKFLSGKSVMFAEFAEESRADRMLLFQEAILARFGFLPCVIEKKYSFNKDVPKEYQYVHCSGHMFVLIRCSKNNYQFESPSRQEANVTRCVYGHTNNTNVPKKVGFLWAWNHMIPNKKWKSLVIKNSQDGELFQLKMLKDFRDFCSDADERLTKFWEHCHELKRKSLKMDNIVEGKVK; translated from the exons atgaaacATTACAAATTAAATACACATCAAAAGTCCTACAGCG ATGCTGATTTGCTGATTAATCAAAAGGAACATCCTGACACAAAAATAGGTGATGTGGTTGAGGTTTATGACCGCGAAGATGAAAATACTAGATTATTATTGCAAATTACCAAATTTAACGATCTTCGCCGTGACGAAATTAGCATTGAGGCAGGCATTGCTACTCAGttcaatttaagaaaatttgcctATGTTTTTATGCGACGTGTGAATGCAAGTGATGTAGCTCTTGATTCTATTGAAATTGCGTTTAAAGATCAATATATGGGAAGATCCGAAATGTGGCGTTTGAAAACATATTtg ACAGACACttgtgtttatataaataaaaaaatcgaaaatattgaaatgcaaATTCGTTGTCAAGTTTATGAGATGTGGGCTCAAGGTGAACGCGTTTCCTGTGGAGTAATAACGGAAGAAACAAAGATTGTATTTCGAAGTAGTACTTCAatggtatatttgtttttgcaaatgtcATCAGAAATGTGGGATTTCGACATACACGGcgatttatatttcgaaaagGCGGTTAACGGGTTCCTTACCGAATTATTtcataaatggaaaaaattgggCTGCAATCACGAAGTCACGATTGTATTGTTTTCTCGTACATTTTATGCTGCGAAATCACTTGACGAGTTTCCAGATCATATGCGCGATTGCCTTCAATTGGACTATAAAGGCCGTTATTATGAGGATTTTTATCGTGTTGCTATTCAAAATGAACGCAATGAAGATTGGTGCACTGTATTGACGCAGTTACGCAAACTTTTTACATCATACGAATCAACGGTGCTGCGTTATCATGAGCGTGAGGGTGTATCCATTCCCGCAGCTACAAATTCCACAGCGGCTCAAGGCAACTTCCTGGAAGTATTGAATATTTCATTGAACACGTTCGAGAAACATTACTTAGATAGGACATTTGACCGAACGGGTCAGTTGTCTGTTGTTATCACACCTGGTGTTGGGGTCTTTGAAGTCGACAGAGAACTTACAAATATTACTAAGCAGCGG ATAATTGATAATGGCGTTGGTAGCGATTTAGTTTGTGTAGGAGAGCAACCTTTACACGCTGTTccacttttaaaatttcacaacaAGGACACTTCTTTAACCTCAGCAGATGATTATTCACTTCCACATTggataaatttaagtttttactCAACTAACAAAAAAGTGGCATACTCAAATTTTATACCGCGCATTAAATTGCCACCAATTGTTGCAAATATCACATTAAATAAGGAAAACAGA gaaagtgaaaaacattttttgagttgCAACCAAtctgaatatatacataattcatTGTTTGATTATGATGCCTATGATGAGCAAATATTTCAGCCTCCACCAGCTCAAAGCACTTG TTCGTTGCAGCGAGTTATTCGTGCTAAAAAGACTTCCGTGCCTAGCTTAGAGACGTCAGCGTACCGAAACCATGACTGGGAGAATTTAACACCTACGAAAATTCCAAACTTGCGACGCAAAATGTCTGATCCAGATATATATCATGGTACATCAGGAATGCTAGCTGCTTTG ACTGATTCACCCAACTTGTCTGAATCATTAGCATCTGATAAGAATTCACGACGTTCTATTGTTTCTATTGCTCCTATCGTTCGCCCGGGGCGAGCATTAATCAATCCATTCGATCCATCTCACGTTACAATAAAACTCACCTCGAATCGTCGACGCTGGTCGCACATATTCCCAAAG ggaCCTACCGGTGTTCTAATACAACAACATCATTACCAAGCCGTACCTGCCAAACCCCACAATTTAAGCTAcagtaatattattaataacgATAATGAACACGCTTCAGGATTTAGCACATTTGATTATGATCACACATTCACATGTTCTTCGCTAAATAAATCCTTTACATCAAGCAATGATAGCGATAAAAATGAAT TTCccaaaaaacgaaataattcaCTCTTGAACAATAGCCCAAATAATGCGACAGCAGGCGCAGCAGTACCCACAAAAAGTTTCTTATGGGGCGCAACGGGAGAGCAGGAATGGACACCAGCTATAACAACAG CGAATGCAAAAATGGGAAAACACTTAAATCCTATTGTTGAAACCGAAGCTCCTACTAAAAGTCAGAGCGCAAACGCAGATGGCAGAGGAAAAGTAATAATAG GTGTGGATTGGAAATCGCTAACCATACCGGCTTGTTTGCCAATCACAACCGATTATTTCCcagataaacgttctctgcatAATGATTATGTTATATCTGATTATACGCTTCTGCCTGACGATGTAAATTTCGATTATGCTAATAGTAGAGCGGTGTATCGTAAACCTCTTTCTACGGAGGAGGTATTTCGGGAGATTGTGTCCCAACGATTGGCGCAAGGCTTCCAGCTGATTGTGCTCGAGGAGAAGAATACTCAACCAGCACAGGCGCCCTGCTGTGGCGGCTACAAACAACAAAAGCCACCTTCCGTTTTAGGAATTATTGCACCGACTGAAGTGATGAAGGAGTATTTGCTTTCTATTGGTCGAATATTTCACCGAATAACATTGATTGGATCCGTGATAACAGTCACTGGTTATCGGCCAAG acatcCTTATCCGCCCATTAACGTTGACTACCGCTATCGTTTTCATGCACCCCAACACGAGACTTATGAAATATCAGGTGTTAATTTTACGAcggaaaaattagaaaatttcaattGGAACTATATGGATCATTATATTTGTACACGCGGGGACCGGGACTATCCTTTGATGGAG AGTTTAAAATACTGGCGTTACCGTATGTATTTACTACCCACTGATAACTTAGcgatgaaaaaaatcattgaataTGGAAGTCAACGCTGTGATATCTATACAGATCTAGCTGTGGACAATACTAAGAGACAGGTCGAAGACTTCATGCGTTTTATGGAAGTGCATATAAACAAAGTGAAACGGCAGCGAATCCAT GATAGCCCCACCGCACAAAGTCATTTAACACGACGACGTCACAGTACCAGCATTATTTCCAGACCTCAACCCAACCAG CATGTTACACCTAGATTTAATGAAAAGCATCATCCACTATTTATGTCAACACAGCAAAG CTTTATCTCTAAACCTGTGATGAAAGTCGATCGTGGCCGCATATCGCCCGCGGCAGATGCAGCTGCAATAGCATTAAATAATGATTTAAGCCACAAAGAGGATCAGGATGATGG ctTTGCGTCGGAGGTAAAATTACGCCCGAACTCCGATTTGAATGAAATCCTTGAAGCAATGAAGCATCCCATAACCGGTGTAGCTTTCTTCACTCAGACTCCTAACTTGCCATGCTACACCTTTGTTTCACATGAGGCCTTGCTTTGGCTCAAGTCACGTttggacaacaacaaaaatccatTAGATATATTGGAGGCCATGCGAAG aGAGAAAATGATTTGTCATGCTTCAGGAGATTGGGATAGGCAAATTATACCTGggttttatctttattttatagTGCAACAAGAAAAACCGATAAAAG aGGTACCTAAACCTCTTTTGGATTTAAGTGCTTTTGAGAATGAGTGGATGGAGATCGAATTACAGGGGTGTAACCATTTGTGGACTGATGAAACGAAGATTCCGAATATACCCACATTCCTGCGAGAAATACCTTCGGCACAATCTTGGGCTGATTATAGCCAAAATA AAAAAATATACCGTCATTCCCATTTGGAAATCAATGTCAATCAAAAGAGCGAGCGTATGGAATGGGGTCATGTCAAGTATCATACTGTTATGCAGCCCGGGTATGCTTTTGAAATAGTTGTTGAGTGGGTCACGGCATCCGGACCGATTGTGGGAGATTTG atttgGAGCTGGACACGTAAAGCGAATCATTGTAATTATGAATTGATATCAGTTCCTGCTGATCCGATGGCAGAACCATTTACAGAGAAATCTGATCCACTCCGTGGTCCCATTTTCATACCGTTATCGGAGAAATTTTTAAGCGGCAAGAGTGTTATGTTCGCCG AATTCGCTGAAGAGAGTAGAGCTGATCGCATGTTATTATTTCAAGAAGCTATTCTCGCAAGGTTCGGTTTTTTGCCATGTGTGATAGAAAAAAAGTATTCGTTTAACAAAGAT GTGCCTAAGGAATACCAATACGTACATTGTTCCGGACACATGTTTGTACTTATTCG ttgttcaaaaaataactaTCAATTTGAATCTCCGAGCCGACAAGAAGCGAACGTTACCCGATGTGTGTATGGGCACACAAATAATACTAATGTACCAAAGAAG gttGGATTTTTATGGGCCTGGAATCACATGATTCCCAATAAGAAGTGGAAATCATTGGTAATTAAAAATTCGCAAGACGGTGAgctttttcaactgaaaatgcttaaagattttcgtgatttttgTTCGGATGCTGATGAGCGACTCACTAAATTCTGGGAACATTGCCATGAATTGAAGCGAAAATCTCTTAAAATGGATAATATTGTCGAAGGAAAggttaaataa
- the LOC105226441 gene encoding GATOR complex protein Iml1 isoform X4 — MKHYKLNTHQKSYSDADLLINQKEHPDTKIGDVVEVYDREDENTRLLLQITKFNDLRRDEISIEAGIATQFNLRKFAYVFMRRVNASDVALDSIEIAFKDQYMGRSEMWRLKTYLTDTCVYINKKIENIEMQIRCQVYEMWAQGERVSCGVITEETKIVFRSSTSMVYLFLQMSSEMWDFDIHGDLYFEKAVNGFLTELFHKWKKLGCNHEVTIVLFSRTFYAAKSLDEFPDHMRDCLQLDYKGRYYEDFYRVAIQNERNEDWCTVLTQLRKLFTSYESTVLRYHEREGVSIPAATNSTAAQGNFLEVLNISLNTFEKHYLDRTFDRTGQLSVVITPGVGVFEVDRELTNITKQRIIDNGVGSDLVCVGEQPLHAVPLLKFHNKDTSLTSADDYSLPHWINLSFYSTNKKVAYSNFIPRIKLPPIVANITLNKENRESEKHFLSCNQSEYIHNSLFDYDAYDEQIFQPPPAQSTCSLQRVIRAKKTSVPSLETSAYRNHDWENLTPTKIPNLRRKMSDPDIYHGTSGMLAALTDSPNLSESLASDKNSRRSIVSIAPIVRPGRALINPFDPSHVTIKLTSNRRRWSHIFPKGPTGVLIQQHHYQAVPAKPHNLSYSNIINNDNEHASGFSTFDYDHTFTCSSLNKSFTSSNDSDKNEFPKKRNNSLLNNSPNNATAGAAVPTKSFLWGATGEQEWTPAITTANAKMGKHLNPIVETEAPTKSQSANADGRGKVIIGVDWKSLTIPACLPITTDYFPDKRSLHNDYVISDYTLLPDDVNFDYANSRAVYRKPLSTEEVFREIVSQRLAQGFQLIVLEEKNTQPAQAPCCGGYKQQKPPSVLGIIAPTEVMKEYLLSIGRIFHRITLIGSVITVTGYRPRHPYPPINVDYRYRFHAPQHETYEISGVNFTTEKLENFNWNYMDHYICTRGDRDYPLMESLKYWRYRMYLLPTDNLAMKKIIEYGSQRCDIYTDLAVDNTKRQVEDFMRFMEVHINKVKRQRIHGLVNSPFRERVGSNRLPEKRPSFISKPVMKVDRGRISPAADAAAIALNNDLSHKEDQDDGFASEVKLRPNSDLNEILEAMKHPITGVAFFTQTPNLPCYTFVSHEALLWLKSRLDNNKNPLDILEAMRREKMICHASGDWDRQIIPGFYLYFIVQQEKPIKEVPKPLLDLSAFENEWMEIELQGCNHLWTDETKIPNIPTFLREIPSAQSWADYSQNKKIYRHSHLEINVNQKSERMEWGHVKYHTVMQPGYAFEIVVEWVTASGPIVGDLIWSWTRKANHCNYELISVPADPMAEPFTEKSDPLRGPIFIPLSEKFLSGKSVMFAEFAEESRADRMLLFQEAILARFGFLPCVIEKKYSFNKDVPKEYQYVHCSGHMFVLIRCSKNNYQFESPSRQEANVTRCVYGHTNNTNVPKKVGFLWAWNHMIPNKKWKSLVIKNSQDGELFQLKMLKDFRDFCSDADERLTKFWEHCHELKRKSLKMDNIVEGKVK; from the exons atgaaacATTACAAATTAAATACACATCAAAAGTCCTACAGCG ATGCTGATTTGCTGATTAATCAAAAGGAACATCCTGACACAAAAATAGGTGATGTGGTTGAGGTTTATGACCGCGAAGATGAAAATACTAGATTATTATTGCAAATTACCAAATTTAACGATCTTCGCCGTGACGAAATTAGCATTGAGGCAGGCATTGCTACTCAGttcaatttaagaaaatttgcctATGTTTTTATGCGACGTGTGAATGCAAGTGATGTAGCTCTTGATTCTATTGAAATTGCGTTTAAAGATCAATATATGGGAAGATCCGAAATGTGGCGTTTGAAAACATATTtg ACAGACACttgtgtttatataaataaaaaaatcgaaaatattgaaatgcaaATTCGTTGTCAAGTTTATGAGATGTGGGCTCAAGGTGAACGCGTTTCCTGTGGAGTAATAACGGAAGAAACAAAGATTGTATTTCGAAGTAGTACTTCAatggtatatttgtttttgcaaatgtcATCAGAAATGTGGGATTTCGACATACACGGcgatttatatttcgaaaagGCGGTTAACGGGTTCCTTACCGAATTATTtcataaatggaaaaaattgggCTGCAATCACGAAGTCACGATTGTATTGTTTTCTCGTACATTTTATGCTGCGAAATCACTTGACGAGTTTCCAGATCATATGCGCGATTGCCTTCAATTGGACTATAAAGGCCGTTATTATGAGGATTTTTATCGTGTTGCTATTCAAAATGAACGCAATGAAGATTGGTGCACTGTATTGACGCAGTTACGCAAACTTTTTACATCATACGAATCAACGGTGCTGCGTTATCATGAGCGTGAGGGTGTATCCATTCCCGCAGCTACAAATTCCACAGCGGCTCAAGGCAACTTCCTGGAAGTATTGAATATTTCATTGAACACGTTCGAGAAACATTACTTAGATAGGACATTTGACCGAACGGGTCAGTTGTCTGTTGTTATCACACCTGGTGTTGGGGTCTTTGAAGTCGACAGAGAACTTACAAATATTACTAAGCAGCGG ATAATTGATAATGGCGTTGGTAGCGATTTAGTTTGTGTAGGAGAGCAACCTTTACACGCTGTTccacttttaaaatttcacaacaAGGACACTTCTTTAACCTCAGCAGATGATTATTCACTTCCACATTggataaatttaagtttttactCAACTAACAAAAAAGTGGCATACTCAAATTTTATACCGCGCATTAAATTGCCACCAATTGTTGCAAATATCACATTAAATAAGGAAAACAGA gaaagtgaaaaacattttttgagttgCAACCAAtctgaatatatacataattcatTGTTTGATTATGATGCCTATGATGAGCAAATATTTCAGCCTCCACCAGCTCAAAGCACTTG TTCGTTGCAGCGAGTTATTCGTGCTAAAAAGACTTCCGTGCCTAGCTTAGAGACGTCAGCGTACCGAAACCATGACTGGGAGAATTTAACACCTACGAAAATTCCAAACTTGCGACGCAAAATGTCTGATCCAGATATATATCATGGTACATCAGGAATGCTAGCTGCTTTG ACTGATTCACCCAACTTGTCTGAATCATTAGCATCTGATAAGAATTCACGACGTTCTATTGTTTCTATTGCTCCTATCGTTCGCCCGGGGCGAGCATTAATCAATCCATTCGATCCATCTCACGTTACAATAAAACTCACCTCGAATCGTCGACGCTGGTCGCACATATTCCCAAAG ggaCCTACCGGTGTTCTAATACAACAACATCATTACCAAGCCGTACCTGCCAAACCCCACAATTTAAGCTAcagtaatattattaataacgATAATGAACACGCTTCAGGATTTAGCACATTTGATTATGATCACACATTCACATGTTCTTCGCTAAATAAATCCTTTACATCAAGCAATGATAGCGATAAAAATGAAT TTCccaaaaaacgaaataattcaCTCTTGAACAATAGCCCAAATAATGCGACAGCAGGCGCAGCAGTACCCACAAAAAGTTTCTTATGGGGCGCAACGGGAGAGCAGGAATGGACACCAGCTATAACAACAG CGAATGCAAAAATGGGAAAACACTTAAATCCTATTGTTGAAACCGAAGCTCCTACTAAAAGTCAGAGCGCAAACGCAGATGGCAGAGGAAAAGTAATAATAG GTGTGGATTGGAAATCGCTAACCATACCGGCTTGTTTGCCAATCACAACCGATTATTTCCcagataaacgttctctgcatAATGATTATGTTATATCTGATTATACGCTTCTGCCTGACGATGTAAATTTCGATTATGCTAATAGTAGAGCGGTGTATCGTAAACCTCTTTCTACGGAGGAGGTATTTCGGGAGATTGTGTCCCAACGATTGGCGCAAGGCTTCCAGCTGATTGTGCTCGAGGAGAAGAATACTCAACCAGCACAGGCGCCCTGCTGTGGCGGCTACAAACAACAAAAGCCACCTTCCGTTTTAGGAATTATTGCACCGACTGAAGTGATGAAGGAGTATTTGCTTTCTATTGGTCGAATATTTCACCGAATAACATTGATTGGATCCGTGATAACAGTCACTGGTTATCGGCCAAG acatcCTTATCCGCCCATTAACGTTGACTACCGCTATCGTTTTCATGCACCCCAACACGAGACTTATGAAATATCAGGTGTTAATTTTACGAcggaaaaattagaaaatttcaattGGAACTATATGGATCATTATATTTGTACACGCGGGGACCGGGACTATCCTTTGATGGAG AGTTTAAAATACTGGCGTTACCGTATGTATTTACTACCCACTGATAACTTAGcgatgaaaaaaatcattgaataTGGAAGTCAACGCTGTGATATCTATACAGATCTAGCTGTGGACAATACTAAGAGACAGGTCGAAGACTTCATGCGTTTTATGGAAGTGCATATAAACAAAGTGAAACGGCAGCGAATCCAT GGACTGGTGAATTCGCCCTTTCGTGAACGTGTTGGAAGCAATCGCCTACCGGAAAAACGACCAAG CTTTATCTCTAAACCTGTGATGAAAGTCGATCGTGGCCGCATATCGCCCGCGGCAGATGCAGCTGCAATAGCATTAAATAATGATTTAAGCCACAAAGAGGATCAGGATGATGG ctTTGCGTCGGAGGTAAAATTACGCCCGAACTCCGATTTGAATGAAATCCTTGAAGCAATGAAGCATCCCATAACCGGTGTAGCTTTCTTCACTCAGACTCCTAACTTGCCATGCTACACCTTTGTTTCACATGAGGCCTTGCTTTGGCTCAAGTCACGTttggacaacaacaaaaatccatTAGATATATTGGAGGCCATGCGAAG aGAGAAAATGATTTGTCATGCTTCAGGAGATTGGGATAGGCAAATTATACCTGggttttatctttattttatagTGCAACAAGAAAAACCGATAAAAG aGGTACCTAAACCTCTTTTGGATTTAAGTGCTTTTGAGAATGAGTGGATGGAGATCGAATTACAGGGGTGTAACCATTTGTGGACTGATGAAACGAAGATTCCGAATATACCCACATTCCTGCGAGAAATACCTTCGGCACAATCTTGGGCTGATTATAGCCAAAATA AAAAAATATACCGTCATTCCCATTTGGAAATCAATGTCAATCAAAAGAGCGAGCGTATGGAATGGGGTCATGTCAAGTATCATACTGTTATGCAGCCCGGGTATGCTTTTGAAATAGTTGTTGAGTGGGTCACGGCATCCGGACCGATTGTGGGAGATTTG atttgGAGCTGGACACGTAAAGCGAATCATTGTAATTATGAATTGATATCAGTTCCTGCTGATCCGATGGCAGAACCATTTACAGAGAAATCTGATCCACTCCGTGGTCCCATTTTCATACCGTTATCGGAGAAATTTTTAAGCGGCAAGAGTGTTATGTTCGCCG AATTCGCTGAAGAGAGTAGAGCTGATCGCATGTTATTATTTCAAGAAGCTATTCTCGCAAGGTTCGGTTTTTTGCCATGTGTGATAGAAAAAAAGTATTCGTTTAACAAAGAT GTGCCTAAGGAATACCAATACGTACATTGTTCCGGACACATGTTTGTACTTATTCG ttgttcaaaaaataactaTCAATTTGAATCTCCGAGCCGACAAGAAGCGAACGTTACCCGATGTGTGTATGGGCACACAAATAATACTAATGTACCAAAGAAG gttGGATTTTTATGGGCCTGGAATCACATGATTCCCAATAAGAAGTGGAAATCATTGGTAATTAAAAATTCGCAAGACGGTGAgctttttcaactgaaaatgcttaaagattttcgtgatttttgTTCGGATGCTGATGAGCGACTCACTAAATTCTGGGAACATTGCCATGAATTGAAGCGAAAATCTCTTAAAATGGATAATATTGTCGAAGGAAAggttaaataa